The nucleotide sequence TACTGCTGCGATCATACATAATAATACTTCCGGCAACAGAAACGTTTAAGCTTAAAGTTGATTGAAATTTAACCAGAAAATGAGATTTTTCAATCGCCTCTTTTGAAAGTCCGTGATCTTCTGCTCCCAGTAAATAAACACAACGTCTTGGATGGGTAAAGGTTTCTAAAGCCTCAGCATTTTCAGTAAGCTCAACACCTACAAGCATGGCACCTTTTGGTAAATGCTCATAAAAATCTTCAAAAGTTTCGTAATGAAAATAAGGCATTGCTCCTACAGCTTTATGAGTATCACAAGCCTGTTTAGCATAGCGATTTCCAATAGTATAAATAAAACTTGCGCTCATATTTTGCGCTGAACGCCAAAGCACGCCTAAATTTTCCGGAGTTTTCCCGTTTTGTATTCCAATTCCAAAAAAACCCTGTTCTAAATTATCTAATTTCATAAGTGGTTCAAAAATAATAGAATTAATCTTTCTGCGGAATTCCTCCGGGATTAAACCTGATATTTATCATTTTAAAATATATGAATGGAGTTTAACTTTATAGAAAATAAGCGTCATGAAATATATACTCGTACCAACCGATTTCTCTGAATCTGCCAATAATGCTTCGGAATTTGCGATTCAAATGGCTAAATCGCTACAATTTCCCATACGTTTTTTACATAGTGTACAAACACCGGTAGAATGGTCTAAATTAAATATTCAGGACGAAAAGAAATACCCTGAAACTAAAGAACGAATAAACTCTGCAAAAGATCAATTAAAAATAT is from Salegentibacter mishustinae and encodes:
- a CDS encoding RNA methyltransferase; this encodes MKLDNLEQGFFGIGIQNGKTPENLGVLWRSAQNMSASFIYTIGNRYAKQACDTHKAVGAMPYFHYETFEDFYEHLPKGAMLVGVELTENAEALETFTHPRRCVYLLGAEDHGLSKEAIEKSHFLVKFQSTLSLNVSVAGSIIMYDRSSKSKFST